In Micromonospora sp. LH3U1, one genomic interval encodes:
- a CDS encoding molybdopterin-dependent oxidoreductase, which translates to MSPSRSGRRDGVRKPPGVDAVERSWRSPLRGPWLTAVYGSVLLIALPLVIITGLLDYAAYGPRFDQAFPTNVGWLRLPTFDWPTRPSWLFRVTQGLHVALGIILIPVVLAKLWSVIPKLFAWPPVRSLAQLLERLTLLLLVGGILFQIATGLLNIQYSYIFGFDFYTAHYFGAWIFTGAFVAHVVIKFPRLSTALRSRPLGAELRTPRAATRPEPPDPDGLVAPAPGPATLSRRGAVGLVGGGALLLGALTIGESLDGPLRHTALLLPRGRQPGTGPNGFPVNRTIAAAGVRPEQTGAGWRLTLRGGGRTVTLDRPGLLAMAQHTAALPIACVEGWSTRQTWTGVRLRDLAALAGVADPTSAHVSSLEQAGLFRTAVLAPNQVLDPDSLLALRVNGVDLSPDHGYPARVIVPALPGVHCTKWVAEIDFRGRADG; encoded by the coding sequence GTGTCCCCGAGCAGATCCGGTCGGCGCGACGGCGTGCGAAAGCCACCGGGGGTGGACGCGGTCGAGCGGAGCTGGCGCAGCCCGCTTCGCGGTCCCTGGCTCACCGCCGTCTACGGATCGGTGCTGCTCATCGCACTGCCCCTGGTGATCATCACCGGGTTGCTGGACTACGCCGCCTACGGCCCCCGGTTCGACCAGGCGTTCCCGACGAATGTGGGCTGGTTGCGGCTACCCACGTTCGATTGGCCGACCCGGCCGTCCTGGCTGTTCCGGGTCACCCAGGGGCTGCACGTGGCGCTCGGGATCATCCTCATCCCGGTGGTGCTGGCCAAACTCTGGTCGGTCATCCCGAAGCTGTTCGCCTGGCCGCCGGTCCGCTCGCTGGCTCAGCTGCTGGAGCGGCTCACCCTGCTGTTGCTGGTCGGCGGGATCCTGTTCCAGATCGCCACCGGCCTGCTGAACATCCAGTACTCCTACATCTTCGGCTTCGACTTCTACACCGCCCACTACTTCGGCGCCTGGATCTTCACGGGCGCGTTCGTGGCGCACGTGGTCATCAAGTTTCCCCGGCTGTCGACCGCGCTGCGGTCCCGCCCGCTCGGCGCGGAGCTGCGTACCCCGCGCGCGGCGACCCGACCCGAGCCGCCGGACCCGGACGGCCTGGTCGCCCCGGCACCCGGGCCGGCCACCCTCAGCCGACGCGGTGCGGTCGGCCTCGTCGGCGGTGGTGCGCTGCTGCTGGGCGCGCTGACCATCGGGGAGAGCCTGGACGGTCCACTGCGCCACACCGCGCTGCTGCTGCCCCGGGGCCGGCAGCCCGGCACCGGGCCGAACGGCTTCCCGGTCAACCGCACCATCGCCGCCGCTGGCGTACGCCCCGAGCAGACCGGCGCCGGCTGGCGACTGACCCTGCGCGGCGGCGGACGGACCGTGACCCTGGACCGACCCGGGCTGCTGGCCATGGCACAGCACACCGCCGCGCTGCCGATCGCCTGCGTGGAGGGTTGGTCGACCCGGCAGACCTGGACGGGGGTACGGCTACGCGACCTGGCCGCGCTCGCCGGTGTCGCCGACCCGACCTCCGCACACGTGTCGTCGCTGGAGCAGGCCGGGCTGTTCCGCACCGCGGTCCTCGCCCCCAACCAGGTCCTCGACCCGGATTCGCTGCTCGCCCTGCGGGTCAACGGCGTCGACCTCTCCCCCGATCACGGCTACCCGGCCCGGGTCATCGTGCCGGCCCTGCCCGGGGTGCACTGCACGAAGTGGGTCGCCGAGATCGACTTCCGGGGACGGGCCGATGGCTGA
- a CDS encoding RibD family protein → MSCTTRPYVLLSCATSIDGYIDDASNQRLLLSNEDDLDRVDAVRASCDAILVGAGTVRRDDPRLLVRSPSRRAERVAAGRPASPTKVTLTARGDLDPTARFFTAGDSARLVYCATGALEKTQERVGGLATVIDAGEPVEPGWVLADLVERGVRRLMVEGGGTVHAQFLAAGLADELHLVVAPFFVGDGRAPRFVGEGNFPWHPGRRARLAEARQIGDVVLLRYALSDRFGET, encoded by the coding sequence ATGAGCTGCACGACGCGACCGTACGTGCTGCTGAGTTGCGCCACCTCGATCGACGGGTACATCGACGACGCCTCCAACCAGCGGCTGCTGCTGTCCAACGAGGACGACCTGGACCGGGTCGACGCGGTCCGGGCCAGCTGCGACGCGATCCTGGTCGGCGCCGGCACGGTCCGCCGCGACGATCCCCGGCTGCTGGTGCGCTCCCCGAGCCGCCGGGCCGAGCGGGTGGCGGCTGGCCGGCCCGCCTCGCCCACCAAGGTCACTCTGACCGCCCGGGGTGACCTCGACCCGACCGCCCGGTTCTTCACCGCCGGCGACTCCGCCCGGCTCGTCTACTGCGCCACGGGCGCGCTGGAGAAGACCCAGGAACGTGTCGGGGGACTGGCCACCGTGATCGACGCGGGCGAGCCGGTCGAGCCCGGATGGGTGCTGGCCGACCTGGTCGAGCGGGGCGTACGGCGACTGATGGTGGAGGGCGGCGGGACGGTGCACGCCCAGTTCCTCGCCGCCGGTCTCGCCGACGAATTGCACCTGGTGGTCGCCCCGTTCTTCGTCGGCGACGGCCGGGCGCCCCGGTTCGTCGGCGAGGGAAACTTCCCCTGGCACCCGGGTCGCCGGGCCCGGCTGGCCGAGGCCCGCCAGATCGGCGACGTGGTCCTGCTCCGCTACGCCCTCTCCGACCGCTTCGGCGAGACCTGA
- a CDS encoding GTP cyclohydrolase II, which translates to MPEALPVATIRTQVTVPLTFPDGYATTVRVFSFKGLVDGREHLALGLGDWAGALDRLAVGGEPPLVRPHSECLTGDVFGSQRCDCGPQLREAVHRIAETGGFLLYLRQEGRGIGLYAKLDAYALQDAGLDTYQANVALGRGEDERDYTAAAQMLATLGVPRVRLLSSNPDKAEQLTRLGVDVTERVPTSVFLSPANADYLAAKAAKAAETEAAEALAGRTPDRSVSQ; encoded by the coding sequence ATGCCCGAAGCATTGCCGGTCGCCACGATCCGTACGCAGGTCACGGTGCCGCTGACGTTCCCCGACGGCTACGCCACGACCGTCCGGGTGTTCTCGTTCAAGGGTCTGGTGGACGGTCGGGAGCACCTCGCCCTCGGTCTCGGCGACTGGGCCGGCGCACTCGACCGGCTCGCCGTCGGGGGCGAACCCCCACTGGTCCGTCCGCACAGCGAGTGCCTCACGGGCGACGTGTTCGGCAGCCAACGCTGTGACTGCGGGCCGCAGTTGCGGGAGGCGGTGCACCGGATCGCCGAGACCGGAGGTTTCCTGCTCTACCTGCGGCAGGAGGGCCGTGGCATCGGCCTGTACGCCAAGCTCGACGCGTACGCGTTGCAGGACGCCGGGCTGGACACCTACCAGGCCAACGTCGCGCTGGGCCGGGGTGAGGACGAGCGCGACTACACCGCCGCCGCGCAGATGCTGGCCACACTGGGCGTGCCGCGGGTCCGACTGTTGAGCAGCAACCCGGACAAGGCCGAGCAGTTGACCCGGCTGGGCGTGGACGTCACCGAACGGGTGCCCACCAGCGTCTTCCTCTCCCCGGCCAACGCCGACTACCTGGCGGCCAAGGCCGCCAAGGCGGCGGAGACCGAGGCGGCGGAGGCGCTCGCGGGTCGTACCCCCGACCGGTCGGTCTCCCAATGA
- a CDS encoding lysylphosphatidylglycerol synthase transmembrane domain-containing protein, with translation MFWAWARVVGGVGLLAVLLWQVGGGPFLAGLRLIDAPALAAALVIGVLTTVCAAWRWSLVAGGLGVRLPLATAVAHCYRAVFLNATLPGGVLGDVHRAVRHGRDAGDVSRGIRAVIWERTAGQVVLMGVALVVLAAFPSPVRPYLPVAAALLVAGALVAVLLARVVPTAGRSRWARAMRTAVADVRSGLLARRTWLGVLIASAVMVAGHLATFLVAARTAGSDAPLSRLLPLTLLALLAMGLPLNIAGFGPREGVAAWVFGAAGLSAAQGVATATVYGALVLVASLPGAAVLLTRRNRIPVTREAASGGGC, from the coding sequence ATGTTCTGGGCCTGGGCACGAGTGGTCGGCGGGGTGGGTCTGCTCGCCGTCCTGCTGTGGCAGGTGGGCGGCGGCCCGTTCCTCGCCGGGTTGCGGCTGATCGACGCGCCGGCGTTGGCCGCCGCGCTGGTCATCGGCGTGCTCACCACGGTCTGCGCGGCCTGGCGGTGGAGCCTGGTCGCCGGTGGCCTGGGCGTGCGCCTGCCGCTGGCGACCGCGGTGGCGCACTGCTACCGGGCGGTGTTCCTCAACGCCACGCTGCCCGGCGGGGTGCTCGGCGACGTGCACCGGGCGGTACGCCACGGCCGCGACGCCGGTGACGTCAGCCGGGGCATCCGCGCGGTGATCTGGGAACGTACCGCCGGGCAGGTGGTCCTGATGGGAGTCGCGCTGGTGGTGCTCGCCGCGTTCCCGTCCCCGGTGCGGCCGTACCTGCCGGTCGCCGCCGCGCTGCTCGTCGCGGGTGCGCTGGTCGCCGTGCTGCTGGCCCGGGTCGTGCCGACCGCAGGTCGCTCACGGTGGGCGCGGGCGATGCGTACCGCCGTGGCGGACGTGCGGTCCGGGCTGCTGGCCCGGCGCACCTGGCTCGGGGTGCTGATCGCCTCCGCCGTGATGGTCGCCGGTCACCTGGCCACCTTCCTGGTGGCCGCCCGCACCGCCGGATCGGACGCCCCCCTGTCGCGGCTGCTGCCGTTGACGCTGCTCGCCCTGCTCGCCATGGGCCTGCCGCTGAACATCGCCGGTTTCGGACCGCGCGAGGGAGTGGCCGCGTGGGTGTTCGGCGCGGCCGGTCTGAGCGCAGCCCAGGGTGTCGCCACCGCCACCGTCTACGGTGCACTGGTGCTGGTGGCGAGCCTGCCCGGCGCCGCCGTGCTGTTGACCCGGCGAAATCGGATTCCGGTCACCCGGGAAGCCGCCTCCGGCGGCGGCTGTTGA
- a CDS encoding class I SAM-dependent methyltransferase, producing the protein MTVEETLPFADWLRLREPADAAARAEDLLDAVRSRLTGDGPTVIHDLGSGTGSMSRWLAARLSGPQHWILHDRDADLLARAAEGMTGVTAADGAPVTVRTRCGDLTRLTAADLADGSLVTASALLDMLTVEEIDRVVAACVGRPTLFAISVTGRVRFTPADPLDEEVEAAFNDHQRRTVDGRRLLGPDAAATTAAAFARRGVDVRERPSPWRLGPDQADLAAEWFRGWLGAACAQRPDLTGPAQAYAQRRLADAAAGRLTVLVEHSDLLAGG; encoded by the coding sequence ATGACCGTCGAGGAGACCCTGCCGTTCGCCGACTGGCTGCGGTTGCGCGAGCCGGCCGACGCGGCGGCGCGAGCCGAGGACCTGCTGGACGCCGTCCGTTCCCGGCTGACCGGTGACGGTCCCACGGTGATCCACGACCTGGGCAGTGGCACCGGCTCGATGAGCCGCTGGCTGGCCGCCCGGTTGTCCGGCCCGCAGCACTGGATCCTGCATGACCGGGACGCCGACCTGCTGGCCCGCGCCGCCGAGGGCATGACCGGCGTGACCGCCGCCGACGGCGCCCCGGTCACCGTCCGCACCCGGTGCGGCGACCTCACCAGGCTGACCGCCGCCGACCTGGCCGACGGTTCCCTGGTCACCGCGTCCGCGCTGCTGGACATGCTCACCGTCGAGGAGATCGATCGGGTGGTGGCCGCCTGCGTCGGCCGACCCACCCTCTTCGCGATCTCGGTGACCGGGCGGGTCCGGTTCACCCCGGCCGATCCGCTGGACGAGGAGGTCGAGGCCGCCTTCAACGACCACCAGCGGCGTACCGTCGACGGCCGGCGACTGCTCGGCCCGGACGCCGCCGCCACCACCGCCGCCGCGTTCGCCCGGCGAGGCGTCGACGTCCGCGAGCGGCCCAGCCCGTGGCGCCTCGGCCCGGACCAGGCCGACCTGGCCGCCGAGTGGTTCCGGGGCTGGCTGGGCGCGGCCTGCGCGCAGCGCCCCGACCTCACCGGACCGGCCCAGGCGTACGCCCAGCGCCGGCTCGCCGACGCGGCGGCCGGCCGGCTCACCGTGCTTGTCGAGCACAGTGACCTCCTCGCGGGTGGATGA
- a CDS encoding 6-pyruvoyl trahydropterin synthase family protein produces the protein MFSVTVRDHMMIAHSFRGDVFGPAQRLHGATFVVDATFRRTDLDADGIVVDIGLATEQLRAVLGELTYRNLDDEPAFAGVNTTTEVLARTVADRLVERVHAGDLGAGARDLTGITVTLHESHIAWASYERSL, from the coding sequence GTGTTCAGCGTGACCGTTCGAGATCACATGATGATCGCCCACAGTTTCCGGGGCGACGTGTTCGGCCCCGCCCAACGCCTGCACGGGGCGACGTTCGTGGTGGACGCGACGTTCCGGAGGACCGACCTGGACGCCGACGGCATCGTGGTCGACATCGGCCTGGCCACCGAGCAGTTGCGGGCCGTGCTGGGCGAGCTGACCTACCGCAACCTCGACGACGAGCCGGCCTTCGCCGGAGTGAACACCACCACCGAGGTGCTGGCCCGTACGGTCGCGGACCGACTTGTCGAGCGGGTGCACGCCGGCGACCTGGGCGCGGGGGCGCGCGACCTGACCGGCATCACGGTGACCCTGCACGAGTCGCACATCGCCTGGGCCAGCTACGAACGGTCGCTGTGA
- a CDS encoding zinc-dependent alcohol dehydrogenase encodes MIREAYACWVREPGAAEIRPVSLPTPGPDEVLVRTRYSGVSRGTETLVFAGRVPADQYAAMRAPFQEGDFPGPVKYGYLSVGVVEQGPPELLGRTVFCLYPHQSAYVVPATAVVPVPDGVPPARAVLAGTVETAINALWDAAPLVGDRVTVIGAGMVGCCVAALLARFPGVQVELVDTDVRRAGVAGALGVSFAQPADATGDRDLVVHASATGAGLQRSLDLLAPEGTVIELSWYGDRPVQVSLGGAFHSGRLTVRSSQVGMVAPARRGRRSYTDRLALALDLLDDPAFDALITGASRFAELPDVLAGLSTGDLPALCHLITYDDGE; translated from the coding sequence GTGATCCGCGAGGCGTACGCCTGCTGGGTGCGCGAGCCCGGCGCGGCCGAGATCCGGCCGGTGTCGCTGCCCACCCCGGGCCCCGACGAGGTGCTGGTCCGGACCCGTTACTCCGGGGTCAGCCGGGGCACCGAGACGCTGGTCTTCGCCGGCCGGGTGCCCGCCGACCAGTACGCCGCGATGCGCGCGCCGTTCCAGGAGGGCGACTTCCCCGGCCCGGTGAAGTACGGCTACCTCAGCGTCGGCGTGGTCGAGCAGGGCCCGCCGGAACTGCTCGGGCGGACGGTGTTCTGCCTGTACCCGCACCAGAGCGCGTACGTCGTGCCGGCCACCGCCGTGGTGCCGGTGCCGGACGGGGTGCCGCCCGCCCGCGCGGTCCTCGCCGGCACGGTGGAGACGGCGATCAATGCGCTGTGGGATGCCGCGCCGCTGGTCGGTGACCGGGTCACCGTGATCGGCGCGGGCATGGTGGGCTGCTGCGTCGCGGCGCTGCTCGCCCGGTTCCCCGGCGTGCAGGTCGAACTGGTCGACACCGACGTCCGCCGGGCCGGGGTGGCCGGCGCGCTCGGCGTCTCGTTCGCCCAACCGGCCGACGCGACCGGCGACCGGGACCTGGTCGTGCACGCCAGCGCCACCGGCGCCGGGCTGCAACGCTCGCTGGACCTGCTCGCACCGGAGGGCACGGTCATCGAGCTGAGCTGGTACGGCGACCGCCCGGTGCAGGTGTCGCTGGGCGGGGCGTTCCACTCCGGCCGGCTGACCGTACGCAGCAGTCAGGTCGGCATGGTCGCACCCGCCCGCCGGGGACGGCGCAGTTACACCGACCGGCTGGCTCTCGCCCTGGACCTGCTCGACGATCCGGCCTTCGACGCGCTGATCACCGGCGCGTCCCGGTTCGCGGAGCTGCCCGACGTGCTCGCCGGACTGAGCACGGGCGACCTGCCCGCGCTCTGCCACCTCATCACCTACGACGACGGGGAGTGA
- a CDS encoding DUF2804 domain-containing protein has protein sequence MTHERELTSPVDLCQLDGRLNPAAVGWTRRPLHTANLRGWGRTKRWEYWGIVTPRHIVGVVASSLDYAGVHSVYVLDRDSGTETTADVVVPLARGTVLPPHSGVGEVRAHGGGLAIRIAQRPDGTAISASAPGVRLEVDVPLPAGHESLGVVVPWSPTRFQYTVKDVGRPVLGTLELHGQTYEIGGPDAFAVLDHGRGRWPYSIRWNWAAGAAPGRAIQLGGQWTDGTGVTENGLFVDGRLHKIGEELRWTYDRSDWLRPWRISGERVEAEFQPFHEKVARTNLGVVANETHQCFGHFSGWAKTDDGTKVSLDGLVGWAEEARNRW, from the coding sequence GTGACGCACGAACGTGAGCTGACCTCACCTGTCGATCTGTGCCAACTGGACGGGCGGCTCAATCCCGCGGCGGTCGGCTGGACACGCCGCCCGCTGCACACCGCGAACCTGCGCGGCTGGGGCCGGACCAAGCGGTGGGAGTACTGGGGCATCGTGACGCCACGGCACATCGTCGGGGTGGTCGCCTCGTCGCTGGACTACGCCGGTGTGCACAGCGTCTATGTGCTCGACCGGGACAGCGGCACCGAGACGACGGCCGACGTGGTGGTGCCGCTGGCCCGTGGGACGGTGCTGCCGCCGCACAGCGGTGTGGGCGAGGTTCGTGCGCACGGCGGTGGCCTGGCGATCCGGATCGCTCAGCGCCCGGACGGCACCGCCATCTCGGCGAGTGCCCCCGGAGTACGGCTGGAGGTGGACGTGCCGTTGCCGGCCGGCCACGAGTCGCTCGGCGTGGTCGTGCCGTGGAGCCCCACGCGATTCCAGTACACGGTCAAGGACGTCGGCCGCCCTGTCCTCGGCACACTGGAACTGCACGGCCAGACGTACGAGATCGGTGGGCCGGACGCGTTCGCCGTGCTGGACCACGGTCGCGGCAGGTGGCCGTACTCGATCAGGTGGAACTGGGCCGCCGGTGCGGCACCGGGACGGGCGATCCAGCTCGGCGGTCAGTGGACCGACGGCACCGGGGTCACCGAGAACGGCCTGTTCGTCGACGGCCGGCTGCACAAGATCGGCGAGGAACTGCGCTGGACCTACGACCGGTCGGACTGGCTTCGCCCGTGGCGGATCAGCGGGGAACGGGTCGAGGCCGAGTTCCAGCCGTTCCACGAGAAGGTGGCCCGCACCAACCTGGGTGTCGTCGCGAACGAGACGCACCAGTGTTTCGGGCACTTCTCCGGCTGGGCGAAGACGGACGACGGGACGAAGGTGAGCCTCGACGGGCTCGTCGGCTGGGCCGAAGAGGCGCGCAACCGCTGGTAG
- a CDS encoding ROK family transcriptional regulator, protein MTPRAVPALPSGTTGNERLVLAALRGGAVLSRTELSATTGLPKTTVTGIANRLLQRGMVVEHTADTGRRHRSRGRPASGLALADPGGLVAALCFSHTTIRAAAVGWDGTFAAHRQRDIGGDRDQQRVLDRGLRLLEEAFAEAGSTPEQADFAVIGVPAAFERGVGAAFGRMPDAAREAVPELAKVFGWFRSDPQPMVTERLGIPTAAENYANLAALGEATAGAGRGLDDLIYIKLVEGVGAGLILGGRLHRGARGLAGELAHVQVLPNGRWCLCGGRGCLAVTYGDFVETIGSTYPQPLTVADIRELAAAGEVGTRRILADLGRGFGRVLADVCVLLSPEAIIVDGALGAAAEPFVAGMREAIDHRMPSVMAEAVQLLTGELGERAEMLGAVALARAGQLPTATVNR, encoded by the coding sequence ATGACGCCGCGTGCTGTCCCCGCCCTACCGAGCGGCACCACCGGCAACGAGCGACTTGTCCTCGCCGCGTTGCGGGGCGGAGCCGTTCTCAGCCGGACCGAGTTGAGTGCCACGACCGGCCTGCCGAAGACGACGGTGACCGGCATCGCCAATCGCCTCCTGCAACGGGGCATGGTCGTCGAACACACCGCCGACACCGGACGACGGCATCGCAGTCGCGGCCGACCCGCGAGTGGCCTCGCGCTGGCGGACCCCGGCGGCCTGGTCGCCGCCCTGTGCTTCAGCCACACCACGATCCGGGCCGCGGCGGTCGGCTGGGACGGCACGTTTGCCGCCCACCGGCAACGCGACATCGGTGGCGATCGCGACCAGCAACGCGTGCTCGACCGAGGGCTGCGCCTGCTTGAGGAGGCGTTCGCCGAGGCGGGGTCGACGCCGGAGCAGGCCGACTTTGCCGTCATCGGCGTTCCGGCAGCCTTCGAGCGGGGGGTCGGGGCGGCATTCGGCCGGATGCCCGACGCAGCCCGCGAGGCCGTACCCGAGCTCGCGAAGGTCTTCGGTTGGTTTCGCTCGGACCCGCAGCCCATGGTCACCGAACGCCTGGGCATCCCGACGGCGGCGGAGAACTACGCCAACCTCGCAGCGCTGGGCGAGGCGACCGCCGGGGCGGGGCGCGGCCTGGACGACCTCATCTACATCAAGCTGGTCGAGGGGGTCGGCGCCGGGCTGATCCTCGGTGGCCGACTGCACCGGGGTGCGCGCGGCCTGGCTGGGGAACTGGCGCATGTGCAGGTGCTCCCCAACGGACGATGGTGCCTCTGCGGAGGCCGCGGCTGCCTCGCGGTGACGTACGGCGACTTCGTGGAAACGATCGGCTCGACCTACCCGCAACCGTTGACTGTCGCCGACATCCGCGAGCTCGCGGCTGCGGGCGAGGTGGGCACCAGACGCATCCTGGCTGACCTCGGTCGGGGGTTCGGGCGAGTGCTCGCTGACGTCTGCGTGCTGCTCAGCCCGGAAGCAATCATCGTGGACGGAGCGCTCGGGGCGGCGGCAGAGCCGTTTGTCGCCGGTATGCGCGAAGCGATCGACCATCGCATGCCGAGCGTCATGGCGGAGGCCGTGCAACTGCTCACCGGCGAGCTCGGGGAACGGGCCGAGATGCTCGGAGCGGTCGCGCTTGCCCGGGCGGGGCAACTGCCCACCGCGACCGTCAACCGGTAA
- a CDS encoding carboxylesterase/lipase family protein, with translation MSAAAAVALAVTAGPPAMANFASASRGASTYPGQSPVVQTDKGAVRGEAKSMVTSFKGIPFAAPPTGDLRWKAPQPAAKWKGTRDATQFGASCVQGTGWDPGYDKPTLTEDCLYLNVYRPSTVSKKNLPVFFWIHGGGNFAGAGRDTNPDKFVTREDAVYVTINYRLGAMGYLVNPALEADNRDGSAGNFAILDQQAALRWVQKNIKAFGGNPNNVTVAGQSAGAGNTAVQLASPTARGLFDRAILQSGGGSPLRTLPAARESGEQFSAEIGCPTGAGQVDCLRSKSPTEILAAQAKVRQSGAVAGTRVVPTDPIELMKTGKLTDLPVLVGGTSDESQQSVFAAYDYLDKPLTTAQLNTLITTTYPNGADQIRATYPVVNYKSPTVTWGAIQSDQRACRDQTLRERLAKDTKTYAYEFAEKNGPAFVSIWRLNTDYPFGATHVNDLGYLWDYLGTALPFSGEQVDLSNQMISYWGSFARDGNPNVQFAPTWPRYAPQGDLLQFAAPSAQRVADTKIGESHNCSVWDAVSPAV, from the coding sequence GTGTCAGCCGCAGCGGCTGTTGCCCTGGCCGTCACCGCAGGCCCACCCGCCATGGCAAACTTCGCCAGCGCCTCACGCGGCGCCAGCACCTACCCCGGTCAGTCCCCCGTCGTCCAGACCGACAAGGGTGCGGTCCGTGGCGAGGCCAAGAGCATGGTGACCTCCTTCAAGGGCATCCCCTTCGCCGCGCCGCCGACCGGTGACCTTCGCTGGAAGGCACCGCAGCCGGCCGCCAAGTGGAAGGGCACGAGGGACGCGACACAGTTCGGGGCTTCCTGCGTACAGGGCACCGGCTGGGACCCCGGATATGACAAGCCCACGCTGACCGAGGACTGCCTCTACCTCAACGTGTACCGCCCCAGCACCGTCTCGAAGAAGAACCTCCCGGTCTTCTTCTGGATCCACGGCGGCGGCAACTTCGCCGGCGCAGGGCGCGACACCAACCCGGACAAGTTCGTGACGCGAGAGGACGCCGTCTACGTCACGATCAACTACCGGCTCGGCGCCATGGGCTACCTCGTGAACCCGGCCCTTGAGGCAGACAACCGCGACGGCTCGGCCGGCAACTTCGCGATCCTGGACCAGCAGGCGGCCCTGCGCTGGGTGCAGAAGAACATCAAGGCGTTCGGCGGCAACCCCAACAACGTCACCGTCGCCGGGCAGTCCGCGGGCGCCGGCAACACGGCCGTGCAGCTTGCCTCGCCCACCGCGCGAGGTCTCTTCGACCGCGCCATCCTGCAGAGCGGAGGCGGCAGTCCTCTGCGGACGTTGCCGGCGGCCCGAGAGAGCGGCGAGCAGTTCAGCGCCGAAATCGGCTGCCCGACGGGCGCGGGCCAGGTCGACTGCCTTCGCTCGAAGAGCCCCACCGAGATCCTCGCGGCGCAGGCCAAGGTCCGTCAGTCGGGCGCCGTCGCCGGCACTCGCGTCGTGCCGACCGATCCGATCGAGCTGATGAAGACCGGCAAGCTGACCGACCTGCCGGTCCTGGTCGGCGGCACCTCCGACGAGTCGCAGCAGAGTGTCTTCGCCGCCTACGACTACCTCGACAAGCCGCTCACCACCGCACAGCTCAACACCCTGATCACCACCACGTACCCGAATGGTGCCGACCAGATCCGTGCCACCTACCCGGTGGTGAACTACAAGTCGCCCACCGTCACCTGGGGTGCGATCCAGAGCGACCAGCGTGCGTGTCGGGACCAGACGCTGCGCGAGCGGCTGGCGAAGGACACCAAGACCTACGCCTACGAGTTCGCCGAGAAGAACGGCCCGGCCTTCGTCTCGATCTGGCGCCTCAACACCGACTACCCCTTCGGTGCCACCCACGTCAACGACCTCGGCTACCTCTGGGACTACCTCGGCACGGCCCTGCCCTTCAGCGGCGAGCAGGTCGACCTGTCCAACCAGATGATCAGCTACTGGGGCAGCTTCGCCCGCGACGGTAACCCGAACGTGCAGTTCGCGCCGACCTGGCCCCGGTACGCCCCGCAGGGTGACCTCCTGCAGTTCGCGGCACCCAGCGCCCAGCGGGTCGCCGACACCAAGATCGGCGAATCGCACAACTGCTCGGTGTGGGACGCGGTCAGTCCCGCTGTCTGA